A window of the Dictyostelium discoideum AX4 chromosome 4 chromosome, whole genome shotgun sequence genome harbors these coding sequences:
- the gtaM gene encoding GATA zinc finger domain-containing protein 13: MENQKKNNFNQIDYFRWADYSKNNNNNNNNNNNNNINNNNNNNNNNNINNNIDNNNSFYRFISPPFNKINNNNNANNFNNINNNNNNNFNNYQLNDGNKISINNILNDNTTTTNTSANQNSANTNKTYNFSKNENGIVYEIDNFILDSNLVREQPFNNFNYLNIINNIQNFLQLISGKVNLLNVILGILVDDVNRYSVNPNSMSIIPSDNFPTPQLPLETNTDLNNTSDCSSTTFSSPPSSAFNSPNLQNDYTQPQNQKSQSSTIVKKNSSKSKSKNNKQSKDDGETNDGESPEIEEKRVIRLDMNLNPNPTIPKRGRPLKVRPFECSICKIKCSIYWRRILINEVRTSVCNACGLRTMKKTKKENIEKKKNKISNILNDHNSEIDNQIIIYLNQKKTTTTTTTTTTSSTNNLNNNNNNNNNNNNNNNNNNNNNNNNNNNDNNNNDNNNNDNNNNDNNNNNNNNNNNNNNNNNNNNNDNYNDSIYSRLYSDDYEDEYYEGEEYENEDE; the protein is encoded by the exons atggaaaatcaaaaaaaaaataattttaatcaaattgattattttagaTGGGCCGActatagtaaaaataataataataataataataataataataataataatattaataataataataataataataataataataatataaataataatattgataataataatagtttttatcGTTTCATTAGTCCtccatttaataaaattaataataataataatgctaacaatttcaataatataaataataataataataataattttaataattatcaacTAAATGATGGCAATAagatttcaattaataatattttaaatgataatacaaCCACTACCAATACATCAGCAAATCAAAACTCTGCTAACACAAACAAAACATATAATTTctcaaaaaatgaaaatggaaTTGTttatgaaattgataattttatattggaTTCCAATTTAGTTCGTGAACAAccattcaataattttaattacctcaatataataaataatattcaaaatttccttcaattaatttcagGAAAG GTAAATTTATTGAATGTTATTTTGGGCATATTGGTTGATGATGTGAATAGATATTCAGTAAATCCGAATAGTATGTCAATTATTCCATCTGATAATTTTCCAACACCTCAGTTACCACTTGAAACTAATACTGATTTAAATAACACTTCAGATTGCTCATCAACTACCTTTTCATCACCTCCATCTTCTGCATTTAATTCACCAAATCTCCAGAATGATTATACTCAAcctcaaaatcaaaaatcacAATCCTCAacaattgttaaaaaaaatagtagtaaaagcaaatcaaaaaacaataaacaatcaaaagATGATGGAGAAACCAATGATGGTGAATCACCTGAAATTGAGGAAAAAAGAGTTATAAGATTAGATATGAATCTTAATCCAAATCCAACTATACCAAAAAGAGGTAGACCACTAAAAGTAAGACCATTTGAGTGCTccatttgtaaaataaaatgttcaATATATTGGAGAAGAATATTGATTAATGAAGTTCGTACCTCTGTATGTAATGCATGTGGTCTTAGAACAAtgaaaaaaactaaaaaggaaaatatagaaaaaaaaaaaaataaaatcagtaatattttaaatgacCATAATTCTGAAATAGATaaccaaataattatttatcttaatcaaaaaaaaacaaccactactacaacaaccacaacaacttCAAGCACAAATAAcctaaacaataataataataataataataataataataataataataataataataataataataataataataataataataatgataacaataataatgataacaataataatgataacaataataatgataacaataataataataataataataataataataataataataataataataataataataatgataattataatgatagTATTTATTCAAGATTGTATAGTGATGATTATGAAGATGAATATTATGAAGGTGAAGaatatgaaaatgaagacGAGTAA
- the gtaW gene encoding GATA zinc finger domain-containing protein 23, translating into MVKRNNNNSINYEINKIIPVQTTKDINSKREKEIHVQIKKINSNRTFVYENIHRHILLVLENFGSTKNLFLVLSDCLATLKGYDSQEYQLQLELQTISDSTTTTTTNTVSTVATASTSKTATSKNVISNIENNTNKSQPLESNDLTPPSSKSSNSSPSTSPSKRVSKSKTRVTKKPNQVISTSSSGETENLTTTSTADTTATTDTADTTDGTNTRTSNTSSDDTTTESTKKRGRPSKIQPDSCYVCRRTFTSYWRKGIFNDQNEDLCNPCGLNYLKKGKKEQISKNQNSIHNILN; encoded by the exons atggttaaaagaaataataataattcaattaattatgaaataaataaaataattccaGTACAAACAACCAAAGATATAAATTccaaaagagaaaaagaaatccatgtgcaaattaaaaaaatcaattctaATAGAACTTTTGTTTATGAAAat attcaTAGACACATCTTATTGGTTTTAGAGAACTTTGGAAGTACAAAGAATCTTTTTCTCGTCCTTTCAGACTGTCTTGCAACATTGAAAGGTTATGATTCTCAAGAGTACCAATTACAACTTGAGCTACAAACCATTTCTGattcaactacaactactacaacaaaCACTGTTTCCACTGTTGCCACTGCTTCCACTTCCAAAACTGCCACTTCCAAAAATGtcatttcaaatattgaaaacaATACTAATAAGAGTCAACCATTggaatcaaatgatttaactCCACCATCATCTAAATCATCTAATTCTTCCCCTTCAACATCTCCAAGCAAAAGAGTTTCCAAATCTAAAACAAGGGTAACAAAGAAACCAAACCAAGTTATTTCCACTAGTTCTTCTGGTGAAACTGAAAATCTTACTACAACCAGTACTGCTGATACCACTGCTACCACTGATACTGCTGATACAACCGATGGCACAAATACAAGAACTAGCAATACATCCAGTGATGATACCACTACAGAATCAACCAAGAAAAGAGGTAGACCATCTAAAATTCAACCAGACAGTTGCTATGTTTGTAGAAGAACCTTTACTTCATATTGGAGAAAAGGTATCTTCAATGACCAAAATGAAGATCTTTGCAATCCTTGTggtttgaattatttgaaaaaaggaaaaaaagaacaaatttcaaaaaatcaaaatagtATCCACAATATTTTAAACTAA
- a CDS encoding MAST family protein kinase has translation MFIINKNLPHFKNDFSDYYSKLDNDLSISSPKFESPVLSQPKVKPLSHDIISICSTKITPLDDFNFLKVISKGGFGKVYLAENKITKKTVAIKVIKKSDTIKKMMVDQVNIEKTILSNYKCNFIVELFSSFQTDKKLFFVMEFLNGGDCASLLRSFNNNMPEDLTKNIIAQIIICLEYLHNHGIIHRDLKPDNILIDSNGHIKLADFGLSKFDFVDESCNIKILKNSFTLYNTNNNNTTENQKILGTPYYIPPEVILGKGYGKTIDWWSLGIILYEFLIGYPPFQEDEPNESINPKSDNDEKNVRIIFNKITNHKKKLYFPKKLYPVAIDLIEKLLDPNPSVRLGANGVDEVKCHPFFSEINWKIYEDQKVLVFQPFVENDCDTSYFIERKEENNKNKINDDIDSLILNQNNQNIYKNNNNNNNNNNNNNNNNNNNNNNDDNDDENNIIDQNLFIDFDFPTY, from the exons atgtttataataaataaaaatttaccacattttaaaaatgactTTTCTgattattattcaaaattgga taatgacctttcaatatcatcaccAAAATTTGAAAGTCCAGTTTTATCTCAACCAAAAGTAAAACCATTATCACATGATATTATTTCAATATGTTCAACCAAAATTACACCATtagatgattttaattttttaaaagtgatTTCAAAAGGTGGATTTGGAAAGGTTTATTTGgcagaaaataaaataaccaaaaaaacaGTAgcaataaaagtaataaaaaaaagtgatacaattaaaaaaatgatggtTGATCAagttaatattgaaaaaacaattttgtcaaattataaatgtaattttattgtagaattattttcttcatttcaAACTgataaaaaactttttttcgttatggaatttttaaatggtggTGATTGTGCATCATTATTAcgttcatttaataataatatgccTGAAGATTTAACAAAGAATATTATTgctcaaataataatatgtttAGAATATCTTCATAACCATGGTATAATTCATAGAGATTTAAAACCAGATAATATCTTAATAGATTCAAATGGTCATATTAAATTAGCAGATTTTGGTTTatcaaaatttgattttgttgatgaaagttgtaatattaaaattttaaagaattctTTTACTTTGTACaacacaaataataataacactactgaaaatcaaaagattCTTGGTACTCCATATTATATTCCTCCAGAGGTAATTTTGGGTAAAGGATATGGTAAAACTATTGATTGGTGGTCATTGGGAATCATTTTgtatgaatttttaattggttatCCACCATTTCAAGAAGATGAaccaaatgaatcaattaatccAAAAtcagataatgatgaaaaaaatgtaagaataatatttaataaaattacaaatcataaaaaaaaactttattttccTAAAAAGCTATACCCAGTggcaattgatttaattgaaaaattattagatcCAAATCCAAGTGTAAGATTAGGTGCAAATGGTGTTGATGAAGTTAAATGTCATCCATTCTTTTCAGAAATTAATTGGAAAATTTATGAAGATCAAAAGGTATTGGTTTTTCAACCATTTGTTGAAAATGATTGTGATACAAGTTATTTTATTGAgagaaaagaagaaaataataaaaataaaattaatgatgatattgattctttaattttaaatcaaaataatcaaaacatttataaaaataataataataataataataataataataataataataataataataataataataataataatgatgataatgatgatgaaaacaATATTATAGATCAAAacttatttattgatttcgATTTTCCCAcctattaa